From the Halopelagius longus genome, the window CTCGTACCCGGTGAGGTTCCCGATGACGTCCTGTTCTTGGTGGACGAGCGAGATGCCCTCGCTGGCGGCGTCGTTCGGCCCGTCTACGGTTATCGGTTCGCCGTCGAGGAACAGTTGGCCGTCGTCGGGGCGGTGGATGCCGGTGAGAATCTTCAACAGCGTGCTCTTTCCGGCGCCGTTCTCGCCGACGAGGCCGACGACCTCTCCGGTGCCGACGGTGAGGGAAACGTCGTCTAAGGCGTCCACGTGGCGGAACGACTTCGAGACGCCGTCGATGCGGAACAGTTCCTCGCCTCGGACCGCGGCCTCGGCGTCCCGAGGCGGTTGGTTTCGTTGTTTGTTCGAGGACATCTATCTCGTAGGCGTGGGGGTGTTCGTGGCGGTGACGCTCATGCGTACGGGTCCGACCACCGGTCCGCGTACGTCTGTTCTACTTCGTCGAACGCGTCGGAGTCGTCGTACTCGTCGGGGAGCGAGTAGCCGTTCGGCTTGTTCTCCTCCGTCCACAGCAGTTGGAAGAAGTCGCTCTTCCGGATGGGAACGAGCTTGTTCTGCGGGTCGAACGCGTCCTCGCCGGACTCGACCACCGACATCTTCTTCCAGTCGTACGGCGGGTCTCCGGACCCGAACACGGAGTCGAGGTACGTCTGCGGCTTCACGAAGCGGTCGTGGTCGAGCGTGTCCTTCCACTTCGAGGGGTCGTTGACGACGAGCGAACCGCCGGTGAACATCATCCGTTCGGGCGTGTCGGGTCGCCACCCGTTGTGCCAGTCGTAGGTTTTCGCTATCGCCCACCCGGCCTGCCACGCGGGGTGGGCGGTGAACGTCGCGACGATGCGACTCCCGTCTTCGGGCTGGTTTTGAATCTCCTTCGCCGTCTCTTGGGTGCCGTCGTAGCCCACTATCGGGACGTTCAGGTCGTGCTCCTGACAGACTGTCAACACCCCTTGGGCCTCGGTGTCGTTCTGCGCGTAGACGCCGTCTATCTCGTCGCCGAATCGGGAGACGAAACTCTGCATCGACTCGCGTGACTTCTGGCGGTTCCAGTCGCCCGGCAACGGGTCGCCGAGGCGTTCGACGTCGGGGTAGTCTTTCATCGCCTCCTCGACGCCCATGTTGCGCCCGTTCGCCCCGACGGTGCCCTGCATGCCCGTCACGTGGACGAAGTTCCCCTCCCCGCCCATGGCCTCGAAGAGGATGCGAGCGGTCAAACCGCCCGTCCGCACGGGTTCGGGGATGTTGTACTGGACGAAGTGCTCGCCCGCGTCGAGGGGCGTGTACCACTTGCCCATCGCCCACATCTCGACGAACGGCACGCCCTCGCCGCCGGCGGCGTCGGCCAACGACGGGACGCCCGAGTCGTCGCTCGCCGTGCCGACGACGGAGTCAGCGCCGCCCCTGACGGCCGAGTCGAACTGCGAGAGCATGTTCGAGGTGTCGGCGTCGTTCGCCTGAATGTCGTGTTCGAGTCCCCACGCGTCCGCCGCCGTTCCGTACCCCTCCGCGAACGCGCTCCAGTAGTCGTTCTCTAACGTCTCCGCCGTCGCGAACACCTTGTCGTACGAGGACCCCTCGCCGCCTTCGGTGCCGTCGCCACCGCCGGAGCCGCCGTCACCGCCGCCCGTGCACCCGGCTAACCCGCCGAGTGCGGCGACCGACGCCCCTTTTAAGTACGCTCTCCGCCCGAGAACTGATAGACTATTGTCATGGTCTACCATGCCAAAGCACTGGAAAGCCTGAGTTGTAAATCTACCGGAGATATATACGAACCTCAGATTAAACGCCGCCGCCTTCGCTCCCGAGGTAGGTTTTTACGACTGCTGGCGGAAGACCGTCGCATGCAGCCTTCGGGACTCGTCGTCGCGGACGACCTGACCGGGGCGACCGACACCGGCCACGAGTTCGCCGCCCGCGGCCTTCGAACGCTCGTCTCCGCGCGAGGGAAATCGACCGACGCGGACGCCGGGACGGACGTTCGCGTCGTGGACACGGACTCCCGGTACGCCGACCCGTCGGACGCCGCCGCGAGGGTCGAACGCGCGGTGGGCGACGACGGGTACGCGTTCGTCTACAAGAAGGTCGATTCGACGCTCAGGGGGAACCTCGTCGCCGAAGTGGACGCCGCCCTCGACGCGACCGGCGCGGATATCGCCCTCGTCGCGCCCGCCTCGCCGCGAAACGGCCGCACGACCGTCGAGGGGTTCCACCTCGTCGAGGGCGTCCCCGTCGCGGAGACGGACGCGGGGAACGACCCGGAGCGACCCGTCGAGACGTCGCACCTCCCGACGCGGTTCGCGGCGTCCACCTTCCCGGTCGTCCGACTGGCGGTGAACCGCGTCGCCGCGGGCGCGGCGACCGTCGCCGCCGACGTAGAGGCGACGGCGCGGGAGGGCCGAACGGTCGTCGTCGCCGACGCCGCCCACGAACGCCACCTCGAAGCGATAGCCGCGGGGGCGGCGCGGGCGGAGTGTGACGTCCTCTACGTCGGAAGCGCGGGACTCGCCCGGTACGTCGAGACACCGTCGCCCGCCGCCGACGGCCCGCCGTCGGTCCCGAGGCGGGAGCGGAGCGTCCTCTGCGTCGTCGGGAGCACGAACCCGGCGACGAGAGCGCAGGTTCGCGCGCTTCCCGACTCGTCGGTCGTTCCCCTCGCCCTCGAAACGGCCGTCGAGTCGCCCGAGAGGGCGAGTAAGGACGCCGCGGCGGCGTGCGCCGACCGCCTCTCGGAGTCCGGACTCGCCGCACTCGTCTCTGCCCCGGACGCCGACGCACCGAACCGCGCCGTCGAGGCGGGGCGGCGCCTCGGCGTCGACGAATCGACGGTGCGCGAACGGGTCAGCGAGTCGTTGGCGGAGGCGGTGAGGCGACTGTGGCGCGACTGCGGCGACGCCCCGGAATCGCTGTTCGTCACGGGCGGGGCAGTGGCCGCGGACGCGTTCGAGGCGGTGGACGCCGCGGGCGTCCTCCTCACCGGGGAGTCCGTCGAGGAAGGGATACCGCTCGGGCGAATCGCCGGCGGACTCGCGGACGGCACGCCGGTGGTGACGAAAGCGGGCGCGTTCGGCACGCCCGGGGCAATACGTAAGTGCGCCGCCCGTCTCGGAGGACGTGATGACTTCGAGTAAACCGCTCGTCGCCGTGACGATGGGCGACCCGGCGGGCGTCGGCGCGGAAGTCGCCGCGAAGGCGTACCCCGCGGCGGTGGAGTTCGCGCGTATCGTCGTCGTCGGCGACGCGGACGCGGTGCGGGCGGCCGTCGAGGCGTGCGACGCCGCACTCGACGTGCGCGCGGTCGACTCCGCTGCGGAGGCGAGCGACGACCCCTCGGCGCTGTCCGTCCTGGACATGGACAACGTGGACGAACTCGCCTACGGGGAGTTGCGCGCGGAGTACGGCGAGGCGAGTCTGGCGTACGTCGAACGCGCCGTCGAACTCGCCCTCGCGGGCGAGGTGGACGCCATCGCCACCGCGCCCATCAACAAGCAGGCGACGCGGATGGCGGGGAGCGACCACGCCGGCCACACGGGCCTCCTCGCGGAGCGAACCGACACGGAGAACTACTCGATGATGCTCGTAGAGGAGGACCTGCGCGTGACGCACGTGAGCACGCACGTCCCCCTCAGGGAGGCCTGTGACCTCGTGACGACGGAGAACGTCCTCGACACGATTCGGGTGACCGACGACGCCCTCCGCGAACTCGGCGTCGAGTCGCCGCGCGTCGCCGTCGCGGGGTTGAACCCCCACGCCGGGGACGGCGGACTCCTCGGCGACGAAGACGAGGCGGAGATAGCCCCGGCGGTCGAACGCGCCCGCGAGGAGGGCATCGACGCCGACGGCCCCCTCTCGCCGGACACCGTCTACGTCCGCGCGGCGCGGGGCGACTTCGACTGCGTCGTCTCGATGTACCACGACCAAGGCCACATCCCGCTGAAGATGCTCGGATTCGACGGCACCGGCGGCGTAAGCGGCGTAAACGTGACTATCGGACTCCCCATCGTCCGCACGAGCGTGGACCACGGAACCGCCTTCGACATCGCGGGCGAGGGCATCGCGAGCGAAACGAGCATGGTGGACGCCGTTCGCGTCGCGGCGACGGTGGTGGAGAACCGACGCGCGAACGGTCGGTGAAGACGCCCGGTGGGGACAGCAGATGAGGACGAGCCGTATTTTGTAGCTCGGTTACATCTACCGCAGCAAGTGTTAACACGGTAGTGACGGAAGAGGGAACCATGGCTATCGACGCGGTATCGACGTTCGAGTCGTCGCTCGCGGAGTTGGACGTGACGCTCACCCGCACCGACGCCGAGGGGTTCGCGGACGCCGTCGCCGAGGCGGTGGACGAACCCGCCGTCGGGACGCCACTCGGGTTCGACGGCGCGTCGCTGGACGAGACGCCCGTGGAGACGGAGTTGACGCCCCGTCGAATCAAGGAGGCGGAGACGGGCGTCACGCCCGTCGGGCGCGCCGTCGCGGAGTACGGGACGCTGGTCGTGGATTCGAACGCCGCCGGGAACGAACTCGTGTCGCTCTACCCGCCGACGCACGTCGGCGTCGTCCGCGAGAGCGACGTGGCGGCGGACGTCGAATCGACCGTCCCGTACCTCGCAGACCGGTTCGCGGACGGCGGGTCGTCCGTCTTCGCCACGGGCGTCAGTTCCACCGGCGACATGGGCGCGTTGGTCGAGGGCGTCCACGGGCCGCGCACCGTCCGCGTGATTCTGCTGGAGGGGCGATGAGCGCACGGAGAGAGCGTCGGCGGAAGGCCGAGCGGATTCGGCACCTGCTGAAGACGGAGGGCGACGCCATCCGCGCGAACACCACCGTCTTCAACGAGGACCGCTACGCGGTGACCGCAGACTTCGACGAGTACGAGGGCCTGCGGACCGAGGCGCGAGAAATCAAGGAGGACGCCATCGAACGCCTGCCGGAACTGGTCGAACGGGTCCGCGAGAGCGTCGAGGCCAACGGCGGGACGGTGTACGTCGCCGACGACGCCGACGACGCGAACGAGTACATCGCCGGCGTCGTAGAGGACGAAAACGCCGAGACGGTGGTCAAGAGCAAGTCGATGACCACCGAGGAGTTGGACGTGAACGAACATCTCCGGGCGCGCGGGACGGACGTCTGGGAGACCGACCTCGGGGAGTTCGTCCTGCAGGTGGCCGAGGAAGCGCCCTCGCACCTGGTCGGGCCCTCGCTCCACAAGTCGAAAGACGACGTGGCGCGCCTGTTCAACGAGGCGTTCGACCCCGAGGAACCGTTCGAGACGGCCCAGGAACTCACCGAGTTCGCCCGCGACTACCTCGGGGAACGCATCCGCGACGCCGACGTGGGGATGACCGGCGCGAACTTCGTCCTCGCCGACTCGGGCACCATCGCACTCGTGACGAACGAGGGTAACGCCCGGAAGTCGGCGGTCACCCCCGACACCCACGTCGCGGTGGCGGGCGTCGAGAAGCTGATTCCCGGCGCGGAGGAGTTACAGCCGTTCATCGAACTCATCGCGAAGGCGGCGACGGGGCAACCGATAGCGCAGTACGTGACGATGCTGACGCCGCCCGTGGAGTCGCCGACCATCGACTTCGACGCCCCGGACGAACCCCTCGGGAGCGCCGACGAACGCGACTTCCACCTCGTCCTCGTGGACAACGGGCGCACGGAGATGCGCGAGGACGACCAACTGCGGGAGACGCTGTACTGCATCCGGTGCGGGGCCTGCGCGAACTCCTGCGCGAACTTCCAGCACGTCGGCGGGCACGCCTTCGGCGGCGAGACGTACACCGGCGGCATCGCCACCGGGTGGGAGACGGGCGTCCACGGCATCGACAGCGCCGACGATTTCAACGACCTCTGCACCGGATGCACCCGGTGCGTGGACGCCTGCCCGGTGAAGATAGACGTGCCGTGGATAAACACCGTCGTCCGAGACAGGCGGAATCAGGGGGCGGACCCCTCCCAGTTCGACTTCCTCGTGGAGGGCCTCACGCCCGACGTCGAACCCGGCGGGATGAGCCTCCAGAAGCGCTTCTTCGGCAACTTCGGGACGCTCGCTAAACTGGGTTCTGCGACGGCACCGCTCTCGAACGCGATTGCGAGCCTCGGCCCCGTCCGCGCCGCGATGGACCGCTTCATCGGCGTGGACGCCCGCCGCGACTTGCCGGAGTTCCAGCGGGAGACGCTGGTCGACTGGTTCGAGTCGCGGACGCCGCGCGCGCCGAACGTAACCGCCGACCGGAAAGTCGTCCTCTACGCCGATACGTACACGAACTACATCCGCGTCGAGAGGGGAAAGGCCGCCGTCCGAACGCTGGAAGCCCTCGGCGCGCACGTCGAACTCTCGACGCCGAGAGAGAGCGGACGCGCGCCTCTCTCGCAGGGGATGATAGAGACGGCGACGGAGAACGCCCGCGCCGTCGCCGACGACGTGGACCCGTACCTCGACGCCGAGTTCGACGTGGTCGTGATCGAACCGTCGGACCTCGCCGCGTTCCGCCGCGAGTACGAGAAACTGCTCGACGAGGCGACGCACGAACGACTCGCGGAGAACGCCTACGACGTGATGGAGTACGTCTACGGCCTCCTTCGGAACGGCGCGGACGCGGACGCCCTCTCGGGGCCGACGAACCCCGTCGCCTACCACAGTCACTGCCAACAGCGAACGCTCGGCGTCGAAGCGTACACCGAGGCGGTCCTCGCCGAACTCGGCTACGACGTGATGACCTCCGACTCGGAGTGTTGCGGCATGGCCGGCAGTTTCGGCTACAAGAGCGAGTACTATGAACTGGCGATGGACGTCGGCGAGGACTTGCGCGAAGACTTCGCCGACGCGGGCGACAGAACCCTC encodes:
- a CDS encoding sugar ABC transporter substrate-binding protein — encoded protein: MVDHDNSLSVLGRRAYLKGASVAALGGLAGCTGGGDGGSGGGDGTEGGEGSSYDKVFATAETLENDYWSAFAEGYGTAADAWGLEHDIQANDADTSNMLSQFDSAVRGGADSVVGTASDDSGVPSLADAAGGEGVPFVEMWAMGKWYTPLDAGEHFVQYNIPEPVRTGGLTARILFEAMGGEGNFVHVTGMQGTVGANGRNMGVEEAMKDYPDVERLGDPLPGDWNRQKSRESMQSFVSRFGDEIDGVYAQNDTEAQGVLTVCQEHDLNVPIVGYDGTQETAKEIQNQPEDGSRIVATFTAHPAWQAGWAIAKTYDWHNGWRPDTPERMMFTGGSLVVNDPSKWKDTLDHDRFVKPQTYLDSVFGSGDPPYDWKKMSVVESGEDAFDPQNKLVPIRKSDFFQLLWTEENKPNGYSLPDEYDDSDAFDEVEQTYADRWSDPYA
- a CDS encoding four-carbon acid sugar kinase family protein, with the translated sequence MQPSGLVVADDLTGATDTGHEFAARGLRTLVSARGKSTDADAGTDVRVVDTDSRYADPSDAAARVERAVGDDGYAFVYKKVDSTLRGNLVAEVDAALDATGADIALVAPASPRNGRTTVEGFHLVEGVPVAETDAGNDPERPVETSHLPTRFAASTFPVVRLAVNRVAAGAATVAADVEATAREGRTVVVADAAHERHLEAIAAGAARAECDVLYVGSAGLARYVETPSPAADGPPSVPRRERSVLCVVGSTNPATRAQVRALPDSSVVPLALETAVESPERASKDAAAACADRLSESGLAALVSAPDADAPNRAVEAGRRLGVDESTVRERVSESLAEAVRRLWRDCGDAPESLFVTGGAVAADAFEAVDAAGVLLTGESVEEGIPLGRIAGGLADGTPVVTKAGAFGTPGAIRKCAARLGGRDDFE
- the pdxA gene encoding 4-hydroxythreonine-4-phosphate dehydrogenase PdxA, whose protein sequence is MTSSKPLVAVTMGDPAGVGAEVAAKAYPAAVEFARIVVVGDADAVRAAVEACDAALDVRAVDSAAEASDDPSALSVLDMDNVDELAYGELRAEYGEASLAYVERAVELALAGEVDAIATAPINKQATRMAGSDHAGHTGLLAERTDTENYSMMLVEEDLRVTHVSTHVPLREACDLVTTENVLDTIRVTDDALRELGVESPRVAVAGLNPHAGDGGLLGDEDEAEIAPAVERAREEGIDADGPLSPDTVYVRAARGDFDCVVSMYHDQGHIPLKMLGFDGTGGVSGVNVTIGLPIVRTSVDHGTAFDIAGEGIASETSMVDAVRVAATVVENRRANGR
- a CDS encoding LUD domain-containing protein; this translates as MTEEGTMAIDAVSTFESSLAELDVTLTRTDAEGFADAVAEAVDEPAVGTPLGFDGASLDETPVETELTPRRIKEAETGVTPVGRAVAEYGTLVVDSNAAGNELVSLYPPTHVGVVRESDVAADVESTVPYLADRFADGGSSVFATGVSSTGDMGALVEGVHGPRTVRVILLEGR
- a CDS encoding LUD domain-containing protein, with amino-acid sequence MSARRERRRKAERIRHLLKTEGDAIRANTTVFNEDRYAVTADFDEYEGLRTEAREIKEDAIERLPELVERVRESVEANGGTVYVADDADDANEYIAGVVEDENAETVVKSKSMTTEELDVNEHLRARGTDVWETDLGEFVLQVAEEAPSHLVGPSLHKSKDDVARLFNEAFDPEEPFETAQELTEFARDYLGERIRDADVGMTGANFVLADSGTIALVTNEGNARKSAVTPDTHVAVAGVEKLIPGAEELQPFIELIAKAATGQPIAQYVTMLTPPVESPTIDFDAPDEPLGSADERDFHLVLVDNGRTEMREDDQLRETLYCIRCGACANSCANFQHVGGHAFGGETYTGGIATGWETGVHGIDSADDFNDLCTGCTRCVDACPVKIDVPWINTVVRDRRNQGADPSQFDFLVEGLTPDVEPGGMSLQKRFFGNFGTLAKLGSATAPLSNAIASLGPVRAAMDRFIGVDARRDLPEFQRETLVDWFESRTPRAPNVTADRKVVLYADTYTNYIRVERGKAAVRTLEALGAHVELSTPRESGRAPLSQGMIETATENARAVADDVDPYLDAEFDVVVIEPSDLAAFRREYEKLLDEATHERLAENAYDVMEYVYGLLRNGADADALSGPTNPVAYHSHCQQRTLGVEAYTEAVLAELGYDVMTSDSECCGMAGSFGYKSEYYELAMDVGEDLREDFADAGDRTLVASGTSCAEQMSALFARDAVHPVELVAPDG